Proteins encoded within one genomic window of Nonomuraea gerenzanensis:
- a CDS encoding RICIN domain-containing protein, with product MRQRIRTALISMSFVVTATVGTGLASAPATAAAPSAETPSGFVAEPADVTAQSVQLRNRATHRCLEQSYGGATGHVFTAPCHGGTSQTWTWVGGGDFKSLRNLWSQECLDGTSATGRVYTLSCNNGGYQWWKMYANGQIGQYQSGHKLDSNWEGSVYLSPGNTGDYQKWF from the coding sequence ATGCGTCAACGAATCCGCACCGCACTGATCAGCATGTCCTTTGTGGTCACCGCGACCGTCGGCACCGGGCTGGCGTCCGCGCCGGCCACCGCCGCCGCGCCGAGTGCCGAGACGCCGTCCGGCTTCGTCGCGGAGCCGGCGGACGTCACCGCCCAGTCCGTGCAACTCAGGAACAGAGCCACGCACCGGTGCCTGGAGCAGTCGTACGGCGGCGCGACGGGGCACGTCTTCACCGCTCCGTGCCACGGCGGCACCAGCCAGACCTGGACGTGGGTCGGCGGGGGTGATTTCAAATCCCTCAGAAACCTGTGGAGCCAGGAGTGCCTGGACGGCACCTCGGCCACCGGCAGGGTCTACACCCTCAGCTGCAACAACGGCGGTTACCAGTGGTGGAAGATGTACGCCAACGGCCAGATCGGGCAATACCAGTCGGGGCACAAGCTCGACAGCAACTGGGAGGGGTCGGTTTACCTTTCCCCGGGTAATACCGGCGATTACCAGAAGTGGTTCTGA
- a CDS encoding ArsR/SmtB family transcription factor codes for MAETLFSLYALRGRAEEPVFGAWRRRVRGHLGPRFAVLGGIVPARLPSFDLALLAGPGNDLEESAETFLAQPPQAVRAELDFYAGHHGRVPSELAGLVDTLAARREVLSTLRAYHHVAVGSHWPRIRGHLDAERAQRGAVLLDRGVDGLLSSLHPGIRWSPPTLHIDAGEQFDDDFFLDGRGLLLVASFFHRMPGVMYEPGDRAGCILIYPAVLGVENAAGIWAGGPSVRALADLLGRTRASVLMAIADGVSSTGALARRVGTSSAAVSQHTAVLRQAGLITTRRHRSSVLHHPTRTGLTLLDRTYFVKAAGLNSPHQDHL; via the coding sequence ATGGCCGAAACCCTGTTCAGCCTGTACGCGCTGCGCGGGCGAGCCGAGGAGCCGGTGTTCGGCGCATGGCGTCGCCGGGTGCGCGGGCACCTCGGCCCCCGGTTCGCCGTTCTGGGCGGTATCGTCCCCGCGCGACTGCCGAGCTTCGACCTGGCGCTGCTCGCCGGGCCGGGCAACGACCTGGAGGAGAGCGCCGAGACCTTCCTGGCGCAGCCCCCGCAGGCCGTCCGGGCGGAGCTGGACTTCTACGCCGGCCACCACGGCCGGGTGCCGTCCGAACTGGCCGGGCTCGTCGACACCCTCGCCGCCCGCCGGGAGGTGCTGTCCACGCTGAGGGCGTACCACCATGTGGCCGTCGGCTCGCACTGGCCGCGCATCCGCGGGCACCTGGACGCCGAGCGCGCCCAGCGTGGTGCCGTCCTGCTCGATCGTGGGGTGGACGGCTTGCTGTCGAGCCTGCACCCCGGCATCCGATGGTCGCCGCCGACCCTGCACATCGATGCCGGTGAGCAGTTCGACGACGATTTCTTCCTCGACGGGCGGGGGTTGCTGCTGGTGGCGTCGTTCTTCCACCGCATGCCGGGGGTGATGTACGAGCCGGGGGACCGGGCCGGCTGCATCCTGATCTACCCTGCGGTGCTCGGCGTCGAGAACGCGGCGGGCATCTGGGCGGGCGGGCCGTCGGTGCGAGCGCTGGCCGATCTGCTCGGGCGTACCCGTGCGTCCGTGCTCATGGCCATCGCGGACGGGGTGAGCAGCACGGGCGCCCTGGCCCGGCGCGTGGGAACGTCCTCGGCCGCCGTCAGCCAGCACACCGCTGTGCTGCGGCAGGCGGGTCTGATCACCACTCGGCGGCACCGCAGCAGTGTCCTGCATCATCCCACCCGGACCGGGCTGACTCTTCTCGACAGAACTTACTTTGTAAAGGCGGCCGGTTTAAACAGTCCACATCAAGATCACTTATAA
- a CDS encoding permease prefix domain 1-containing protein — MTPAATTDTLTDRYVAAVLRHLPGSRRSGGRRPEDQRPEDQRPDIDIERELRASIADAVDDRVEAGADRAEAEFAVLTELGDPARLAAGYADRPLQLIGPALYLDYTRLLTALLVTIVPAVAVAVGLMQGLRGAGALGLIGDTLGAALTTAAHLVCWTTLLFATIERVAGRVTGGAAGRGTPARRWTPDALPEPPTRRARYGELITYTVAMVLFTTFILLSPAISTETDAHGAPIGVFAPWLWQTGFVYAFIALVTLNLAVAYAKHYARWSVPLAVAGTLVEIACPIALLWLAAGDRVLNPGFTQAAAWPQSATSWINTALIVVSALSIVFAVIDGIARATRR, encoded by the coding sequence ATGACCCCTGCTGCCACCACCGACACGCTCACCGACCGCTATGTCGCGGCGGTCCTGCGCCACCTGCCCGGGAGCCGGCGAAGCGGGGGCCGGCGCCCCGAGGATCAGCGGCCCGAGGACCAGCGACCCGACATCGACATCGAACGCGAGCTGCGGGCCTCCATCGCCGACGCCGTCGACGACCGGGTGGAGGCCGGCGCCGACCGGGCCGAGGCCGAGTTCGCGGTGCTCACCGAGCTCGGCGACCCGGCGCGGCTGGCGGCCGGTTACGCGGACCGTCCGCTCCAGCTCATCGGCCCCGCGCTCTATCTCGACTACACGCGATTACTGACCGCCCTGCTCGTGACCATCGTGCCCGCCGTGGCCGTGGCGGTGGGGCTCATGCAGGGACTGCGCGGGGCGGGCGCGCTCGGCCTGATCGGCGACACCCTCGGTGCGGCGCTCACCACCGCCGCGCACCTGGTCTGCTGGACCACGCTGCTGTTCGCGACCATCGAACGCGTCGCCGGACGCGTGACCGGAGGCGCCGCGGGACGCGGCACGCCCGCCAGGCGCTGGACGCCCGACGCGCTCCCCGAGCCGCCCACCCGCCGCGCCCGCTACGGCGAGCTGATCACCTACACCGTGGCGATGGTGCTGTTCACCACCTTCATCCTGCTCTCCCCGGCGATCAGCACCGAGACCGACGCGCACGGCGCCCCCATCGGCGTGTTCGCGCCGTGGCTGTGGCAGACCGGCTTCGTGTACGCGTTCATCGCCCTGGTGACCCTGAACCTCGCCGTCGCCTACGCCAAGCACTACGCCCGGTGGAGCGTTCCGCTCGCCGTGGCCGGGACACTGGTCGAGATCGCCTGCCCGATCGCGCTGCTCTGGCTGGCCGCCGGTGACCGGGTGCTCAATCCCGGCTTCACCCAGGCCGCCGCCTGGCCGCAGAGCGCGACCAGCTGGATCAACACCGCGCTCATCGTCGTCTCCGCCCTCTCTATCGTCTTCGCCGTCATCGACGGCATCGCCCGGGCCACGCGTCGCTGA
- a CDS encoding YbaB/EbfC family nucleoid-associated protein — protein sequence MTPPTEPFSTAGDPELGRLLKDFQQELTAIEGLRDRITSIVGRGEAAEGRVVVEATQTGALAGLSIDPRAMRLGSDGLAAAIMEAAGRAARAAEQEANDVVAPFVAGTPLSQDGAGGTRWR from the coding sequence ATGACACCACCGACGGAGCCGTTCAGCACCGCCGGCGACCCAGAGCTGGGCCGGCTGCTGAAGGACTTCCAGCAGGAGCTGACGGCGATCGAGGGGCTGCGCGACCGGATCACCTCGATCGTGGGCCGGGGCGAGGCGGCCGAGGGGCGCGTCGTGGTGGAGGCGACGCAGACCGGGGCGCTGGCCGGGCTCAGCATCGATCCCCGCGCGATGCGGCTCGGCTCCGACGGGCTCGCGGCGGCGATCATGGAGGCTGCCGGGCGGGCGGCGCGGGCCGCCGAGCAGGAGGCCAACGACGTGGTGGCGCCGTTCGTCGCCGGGACGCCGCTGAGCCAGGACGGCGCGGGCGGGACCCGGTGGCGCTGA
- a CDS encoding TetR/AcrR family transcriptional regulator, translated as MQPVLPSRRPKRADAARNFDALLAAARDAFAEKGAQASLEDVARRAGVSIATLYRNFPTREDLVEEVHREEVEQLCRAAGALGDLGPWEALAAWLRRFTDYIGTKLAFADALNRSTDTFQACRKAMRDAGGPLLERAQAAGDARPEPTIDDLLRMFAAISTIEYADDAQRERIFGLALAGLRT; from the coding sequence ATGCAGCCCGTACTTCCGTCGCGTCGGCCCAAGCGCGCCGACGCCGCCCGCAACTTCGACGCCCTGCTCGCCGCCGCGCGCGACGCGTTCGCCGAGAAGGGTGCGCAGGCGTCGCTGGAGGACGTGGCCAGGAGGGCCGGGGTGAGCATCGCCACCCTGTACCGCAACTTCCCCACTCGCGAGGACCTGGTCGAGGAGGTGCACCGCGAGGAGGTCGAGCAGTTGTGCCGGGCCGCCGGCGCCCTCGGCGACCTCGGCCCGTGGGAGGCGCTGGCCGCCTGGCTGCGCCGCTTCACCGACTACATCGGGACCAAGCTGGCCTTCGCCGACGCGCTCAACCGCTCCACCGACACCTTCCAGGCCTGCCGCAAGGCGATGCGTGACGCCGGCGGCCCGCTGCTGGAGCGCGCGCAGGCCGCGGGGGACGCGCGTCCCGAGCCGACGATCGACGACCTGCTGCGGATGTTCGCCGCGATCAGCACCATCGAGTACGCCGACGACGCCCAGCGCGAGCGGATCTTCGGCCTCGCCCTCGCCGGGCTGCGGACCTGA
- a CDS encoding Gfo/Idh/MocA family protein yields MASPHRYVPSRRDLLRSGISLGAATGVAGAGAADASAAWEPPRAQGERSMVNVPFEGFENVRVGLIGLGNRGGSQDVRWGAVSTVTAVCDIRPERVSRTIGRIMQQGFQDVEPVGYSAGEQDFLKLVQRDDIDLIYVATPWEWHYPQARAAMEHGKHVAVELPISPHLEEIWSLVRTSERTRKHCMLLENVNYFRPELQMFNMVQAGLFGEVQHGSGGYVHDLRWPYLFGGAYHPEHWRRRWQTRMNALHYPMHGLGPVSAAMGINRGDRFDELVAVASLPKALALFREEDPRVTPDHSSWQDKPYISGDRHTCFVTTARGRFIRVEHDVNSPHPYTRETTLTGTRGSIELDNARVYLESLGHNDHTWRTGSAYTAIRQQYDHWLWPLLESLADQYGGHGGGDFVSIFRLVQLMRLGMTPDIDVYDSAAWCSVIPLSHESLRSGRLRPVKVPDFTRGHWKEARPTFDRPQPEDPQLRAASTAGRRGTGIIEPGSSEANGDADPAPAARGGQGSGRPAQDGQ; encoded by the coding sequence GTGGCCTCTCCGCACCGCTACGTCCCCTCACGCCGCGACCTGCTGAGGTCCGGCATCTCACTCGGCGCCGCCACAGGTGTCGCCGGCGCCGGCGCCGCCGACGCCTCGGCCGCCTGGGAACCGCCGCGCGCCCAGGGCGAGCGCAGCATGGTGAACGTCCCGTTCGAGGGTTTCGAGAACGTCCGGGTCGGGCTCATCGGCCTCGGCAACCGGGGCGGCAGCCAGGACGTGCGCTGGGGCGCCGTCTCCACCGTCACCGCCGTGTGCGACATCCGTCCGGAACGGGTCAGCCGCACCATCGGCCGCATCATGCAGCAGGGGTTCCAGGACGTCGAGCCGGTCGGCTACTCCGCGGGCGAGCAGGACTTCCTCAAGCTCGTCCAGCGCGACGACATCGACCTGATCTACGTCGCCACCCCGTGGGAATGGCACTACCCGCAGGCCAGAGCCGCCATGGAGCACGGCAAGCACGTCGCCGTCGAGCTGCCGATCTCCCCGCATCTGGAGGAGATCTGGAGCCTGGTGCGCACGTCCGAGCGGACCCGCAAGCACTGCATGCTGCTGGAGAACGTCAACTACTTCCGTCCCGAGCTGCAGATGTTCAACATGGTGCAGGCGGGGCTCTTCGGCGAGGTGCAGCATGGCTCCGGCGGTTACGTCCACGACCTGCGCTGGCCGTACCTGTTCGGCGGCGCCTACCACCCCGAGCACTGGCGGCGGCGCTGGCAGACCCGGATGAACGCCCTGCACTACCCGATGCACGGCCTGGGGCCCGTCTCGGCCGCCATGGGCATCAACCGCGGGGACCGCTTCGACGAGCTGGTCGCCGTGGCCTCCCTGCCCAAGGCGCTGGCCCTGTTCCGCGAGGAGGACCCGCGGGTGACCCCGGATCACTCGTCCTGGCAGGACAAGCCGTACATCTCGGGCGACCGGCACACCTGCTTCGTCACCACCGCCCGCGGCCGGTTCATCCGGGTCGAGCACGACGTGAACTCCCCCCACCCGTACACCAGGGAGACCACGCTCACCGGCACACGGGGGTCGATCGAACTCGACAACGCCCGCGTCTACCTCGAATCGCTCGGCCACAACGACCACACCTGGCGGACCGGCAGCGCCTACACCGCCATCCGCCAGCAGTACGACCACTGGTTATGGCCGCTGCTGGAAAGCCTCGCCGACCAGTACGGCGGGCACGGCGGCGGCGACTTCGTCTCCATCTTCCGCCTCGTGCAGCTGATGCGGCTCGGCATGACACCCGACATCGACGTCTACGACTCGGCGGCGTGGTGCTCGGTGATCCCGCTCAGCCACGAGTCGCTGAGGTCCGGCCGCCTGCGCCCGGTCAAGGTGCCCGACTTCACCCGCGGCCACTGGAAGGAGGCCCGCCCCACCTTCGACCGCCCGCAACCGGAGGACCCGCAGCTCAGGGCCGCCTCGACCGCGGGCCGCCGCGGCACCGGGATCATCGAGCCGGGCAGCAGCGAAGCGAACGGGGACGCCGACCCCGCACCGGCCGCCCGCGGCGGCCAGGGAAGCGGCCGACCGGCACAGGACGGCCAGTGA
- a CDS encoding HD domain-containing protein, with the protein MARRFCSPALLNHCVRSYLWGARYAAAHRIAYDDELYYVSALLHDIALTPTFDSHAVPFEEAGGRLAWVLGTAAGWPAQRAARAEEIIALHMRADVSAADDPEGHLLQVATSWEIVGRHAEQFPVDARAEILASHPRLGFGREFLACFEAQAKRKPDSAAAASVRNDLATRITANPLEDPPPS; encoded by the coding sequence GTGGCCAGGCGGTTCTGCTCACCCGCGCTGCTCAACCACTGCGTCCGGTCCTACCTGTGGGGGGCGAGGTACGCCGCGGCGCACCGCATCGCCTACGACGACGAGCTGTACTACGTCTCGGCACTGCTGCACGACATCGCCCTGACGCCGACGTTCGACAGCCACGCCGTGCCGTTCGAGGAGGCGGGAGGCCGGCTGGCCTGGGTCCTCGGCACGGCGGCCGGCTGGCCGGCGCAGCGCGCCGCCAGGGCCGAGGAGATCATCGCCCTGCACATGCGCGCGGACGTGTCCGCGGCCGACGACCCCGAGGGGCACCTGTTGCAGGTCGCGACGAGCTGGGAGATCGTCGGGCGGCACGCCGAGCAGTTCCCGGTGGACGCGCGGGCGGAGATCCTCGCCAGCCACCCCCGGCTCGGGTTCGGCCGGGAGTTCCTGGCCTGCTTCGAGGCACAGGCCAAGCGCAAACCGGACAGCGCCGCCGCCGCCTCGGTCCGCAACGACCTCGCCACGCGGATCACCGCCAACCCTCTCGAAGATCCGCCGCCGTCCTGA
- a CDS encoding phytanoyl-CoA dioxygenase family protein → MVTTTPGQPGSDVRADGRVPEELVAAYREHGFVRVRGVLAPGQAERLRAGAEAFLAAHRAESLEKQGVFSQLVNVWQREQTLRELTLDRRLGRIAEQLAGFPLRIWHDQLLVKEPHNNAATEFHQDRPYWPHAGDRLPLSAWVALVDVPPERGCMTFLPGTQDRTGLRPQDLHDEDDLFAADPSLRWLPRVTVPLRAGDCTFHSGYTGHMALPNRTDQARLAHVVIYMDEATRYSGGAHVVTDPLGVAAGDRLDGDTFPRPWA, encoded by the coding sequence ATGGTGACGACCACGCCCGGGCAGCCCGGCAGCGATGTGCGCGCGGACGGCCGGGTGCCGGAGGAGCTGGTGGCGGCGTACCGGGAGCACGGCTTCGTCCGGGTGCGAGGGGTGCTCGCGCCCGGACAGGCCGAGCGGTTGCGGGCCGGCGCCGAGGCGTTCCTGGCGGCGCATCGCGCGGAGAGCCTGGAGAAGCAGGGCGTCTTCAGCCAGCTCGTCAACGTCTGGCAGCGCGAGCAGACGCTGCGAGAGCTCACGCTCGACCGGCGGCTGGGCCGGATCGCCGAACAGCTCGCCGGGTTCCCGCTGCGGATCTGGCACGACCAGCTGCTGGTCAAGGAGCCGCACAACAACGCCGCCACCGAGTTCCACCAGGACCGCCCGTACTGGCCGCACGCGGGTGACCGGCTGCCGCTGTCGGCGTGGGTCGCGCTGGTCGACGTTCCGCCGGAGCGGGGCTGCATGACGTTCCTGCCCGGCACCCAGGACCGCACCGGCCTGCGCCCGCAGGACCTGCACGACGAGGACGACCTGTTCGCCGCGGACCCGTCCCTGCGCTGGCTCCCGCGGGTCACCGTGCCGCTGCGCGCCGGCGACTGCACGTTCCACAGCGGCTACACCGGCCACATGGCACTGCCCAACCGCACCGATCAGGCGCGGCTCGCGCACGTCGTCATCTACATGGACGAGGCCACCCGCTACAGCGGCGGCGCGCACGTCGTGACCGACCCCCTCGGCGTGGCCGCGGGCGACCGGCTGGACGGGGACACCTTCCCGCGGCCCTGGGCGTAG
- a CDS encoding WXG100-like domain-containing protein — MALNVSPGRASIYGVGTLGIAAFVFEMLATPYPEGDPGRARQAGAVWKRLAGRIEQSPDRTFPAAKPVWRENDGAGVEEFKKTVTAALYPQAEENAFTAKLARRCRDNGTACDDFAETLQAARDAYWTLALANLASFIFITTFPWQAGWAYQITQILIRRAQARLLARLLEHSVARIVLSKLTEYTIGSVFFAAGDVGVVAGVKALRGEDPGSYGENATQAVKEFAASIAFYGVFDAAMPLARRATSNLDVRYFLSRLAGGSAGYGPAYEALNGQSGTELVPTWEQTLSRVLLYFTMAHKPAGG, encoded by the coding sequence GTGGCGCTGAACGTCAGCCCCGGCCGCGCGAGCATCTACGGCGTGGGCACCCTGGGCATCGCGGCCTTCGTGTTCGAGATGCTCGCCACCCCCTACCCCGAGGGCGATCCGGGCAGGGCGCGCCAGGCGGGGGCCGTCTGGAAACGCCTGGCCGGCCGGATCGAGCAGAGCCCCGACCGCACCTTTCCCGCCGCGAAGCCGGTGTGGCGCGAGAACGACGGGGCCGGGGTGGAGGAGTTCAAGAAGACGGTGACCGCCGCGCTCTACCCGCAGGCCGAGGAGAACGCCTTCACCGCCAAGCTCGCCAGACGGTGCCGCGACAACGGCACGGCCTGCGACGACTTCGCCGAGACGCTCCAGGCGGCCAGGGACGCGTACTGGACGCTGGCCCTGGCCAACCTGGCGAGCTTCATCTTCATCACCACCTTCCCCTGGCAGGCGGGCTGGGCGTACCAGATCACGCAGATCCTCATCCGGCGGGCGCAGGCCCGGCTGCTGGCCAGGCTGCTGGAGCACAGCGTCGCCAGGATCGTGCTGAGCAAGCTGACGGAGTACACGATCGGCAGCGTCTTCTTCGCCGCGGGGGACGTGGGCGTCGTGGCGGGCGTCAAGGCGCTGCGCGGCGAGGATCCCGGCTCGTACGGCGAGAACGCGACGCAGGCGGTGAAGGAGTTCGCCGCGTCGATCGCCTTCTACGGGGTGTTCGACGCGGCCATGCCCCTGGCCAGGAGGGCGACCTCGAACCTGGACGTCCGGTACTTCCTGAGCCGCCTGGCCGGCGGATCGGCCGGGTACGGCCCCGCGTACGAGGCCCTGAACGGGCAGTCGGGCACCGAGCTCGTCCCCACCTGGGAGCAGACCCTCAGCCGGGTGCTGCTGTACTTCACCATGGCGCACAAGCCGGCCGGAGGATGA
- a CDS encoding NAD(P)-dependent alcohol dehydrogenase codes for MKAIVYQEYGSPDVVRHADVDRPVPAAGEVLVRVRAAALNHADLLTLRGTPLLLRLVFGVRRPKATVLGRAVAGTVAEIGPDVEDFQVGDEVFGESAQRGFAEYVAIPAKRLARKPEQVTFEQAATLPVAGITALQALRLGAARPGTAVLVNGASGGVGTFTVQLAKALGAEVTGVCSTRNAELVRSLGADHVIDYTREDFTRDTRRFDVLIDMVGNHPISALRRLLAPGGIYIASNSAGGPVLGPIPRLLATVAQTPFVRQRLRVLTSRSTAEDLRTLAGFVADGKVTPVIERAYPLSETADALRLLEREHARGKIVLLV; via the coding sequence ATGAAAGCGATCGTCTATCAGGAGTACGGCTCGCCCGATGTCGTGCGTCACGCCGACGTCGACCGTCCCGTCCCTGCCGCGGGTGAGGTGCTGGTCCGGGTGCGCGCCGCCGCGCTCAACCACGCCGACCTGCTCACCCTGCGCGGCACGCCGCTCCTGCTGCGCCTGGTGTTCGGGGTGCGGCGGCCGAAGGCCACCGTCCTGGGGCGCGCCGTCGCGGGTACGGTGGCGGAGATCGGCCCGGACGTCGAGGATTTCCAGGTCGGCGACGAGGTCTTCGGCGAGTCGGCCCAGCGCGGCTTCGCCGAGTACGTCGCGATCCCGGCGAAACGCCTGGCCAGGAAGCCGGAGCAGGTGACGTTCGAGCAGGCGGCCACCTTACCCGTGGCGGGGATCACAGCCTTGCAGGCGCTGCGGCTCGGCGCGGCGCGCCCCGGCACGGCGGTGCTGGTCAACGGCGCCTCCGGCGGGGTCGGCACGTTCACCGTGCAGCTCGCCAAGGCGCTCGGCGCCGAGGTCACCGGCGTGTGCAGCACGCGCAACGCCGAGCTGGTGCGCTCGCTCGGCGCCGACCACGTGATCGACTACACCCGCGAGGATTTCACCCGGGATACGCGCCGCTTCGACGTCCTGATCGACATGGTCGGCAACCACCCGATCTCGGCGCTGCGCCGGCTGCTCGCCCCCGGCGGCATCTACATCGCCTCCAACAGCGCGGGTGGGCCGGTGCTCGGGCCCATTCCCCGGCTGCTGGCAACGGTCGCGCAGACGCCGTTCGTCCGGCAGCGGCTCCGCGTCCTGACCTCCCGGAGCACTGCCGAGGACCTGCGGACGCTCGCCGGCTTCGTCGCCGACGGCAAGGTGACACCGGTGATCGAACGCGCGTATCCGCTCAGCGAGACCGCCGACGCCCTCCGGCTCCTGGAGCGGGAGCACGCCCGCGGCAAGATCGTCCTGCTGGTGTAG
- a CDS encoding AraC family transcriptional regulator, whose translation MPATLHEHALFTAGPVLGGVHRLDAGVASHAHDFLEIAVIGAGHGRHVTSQGEQPLRRGQVVVLRPGAWHGFRDCAGLVVANCCLSAQALRAELAPLYDLAMPRRMLWTDPVASGTHGVAVTAVDPAAAEEAVAEIGLLERDLAADRSRPGRVLGRLVTVLGILADGRTPAGQEHGPAIHPAVAATVARLEAAPARAWRLDDLARAVSLDPAYLGRLFRRHVGLTPLDFLARLRAERAATLLAHSALPAARVGAAVGWDDPTYFARRFRALVGLTPTEYRRRSRAAVHEQPGPEAG comes from the coding sequence ATGCCCGCCACGCTGCACGAGCACGCGCTGTTCACCGCAGGGCCGGTGCTGGGCGGGGTGCACCGCCTGGATGCCGGCGTCGCGTCGCACGCGCACGACTTCCTGGAGATCGCGGTGATCGGGGCCGGCCACGGCCGGCACGTGACCAGCCAGGGCGAGCAGCCGCTGCGGCGCGGGCAGGTCGTCGTGCTGCGCCCGGGCGCCTGGCACGGGTTCCGCGACTGCGCCGGCCTGGTCGTCGCCAACTGCTGCCTGTCCGCCCAGGCTCTGCGGGCCGAGCTGGCGCCGCTGTACGACCTGGCGATGCCGCGCCGGATGTTGTGGACCGATCCGGTGGCCTCCGGCACGCACGGAGTGGCGGTCACCGCCGTCGATCCGGCTGCCGCCGAGGAGGCCGTCGCGGAGATCGGCCTGCTCGAACGGGACCTCGCAGCCGATCGCAGCCGGCCGGGCCGGGTGCTGGGCCGCCTGGTCACCGTGCTCGGCATCCTGGCCGACGGCCGTACCCCCGCAGGGCAGGAGCACGGGCCGGCCATCCACCCCGCTGTCGCCGCCACCGTCGCCCGGCTGGAGGCGGCGCCCGCCCGCGCCTGGCGGCTGGACGACCTGGCCAGGGCGGTGAGCCTGGATCCCGCTTATCTCGGCCGGCTGTTCAGGCGCCACGTGGGGCTGACGCCGCTGGACTTCCTGGCGCGGCTGCGCGCCGAGCGTGCCGCCACGTTGCTGGCGCACTCGGCCCTGCCCGCGGCCCGGGTCGGCGCCGCCGTCGGCTGGGACGACCCGACGTACTTCGCCCGCCGCTTCCGGGCCCTGGTCGGGCTGACGCCGACGGAGTACCGGCGGCGCAGCCGGGCGGCCGTGCACGAGCAGCCCGGCCCGGAAGCCGGTTGA
- a CDS encoding PadR family transcriptional regulator — translation MHDDDELLATHLQELRRGTVVLACLLMLDRPDYGYALLDRLTRAGLAVDANTLYPLLRRLEKQGLVTSDWNTEESRPRKFYRTSDRGAALAAALSRDWDELDTVLRSLKGAS, via the coding sequence GTGCACGATGACGATGAGCTGCTTGCCACCCATCTTCAGGAGCTGCGGCGGGGCACCGTCGTCCTGGCCTGCCTGCTCATGCTCGACCGCCCCGACTACGGCTACGCGCTGCTCGACCGCCTCACCCGGGCGGGTCTCGCCGTCGACGCCAACACCCTTTACCCCCTCCTGCGCCGCCTGGAGAAACAGGGTCTGGTGACCAGCGACTGGAACACCGAGGAATCCCGGCCGCGCAAGTTCTACCGCACCAGCGACAGGGGCGCCGCGCTCGCCGCCGCGCTCAGTCGTGACTGGGACGAGCTCGACACCGTACTCCGCTCCCTGAAAGGCGCGTCATGA
- a CDS encoding SDR family NAD(P)-dependent oxidoreductase has translation MLADTIALVTGANKGLGLATARQLAERGLTVLLGSRDADRGAQAAATLATDGIKVRPVRIDVTDDASVRQAAELIEREHGRLDVLVNNAGVLRRKAPTEVTADDLRPEFETNVFGVVRVVHAMLPLLRRSKAARIVNVSSDSAVFAKATEDGSMFARSHDSFAYSATKAAVNMLTVKYANAFADDPELAHIKVNAVTPGYVATDLNGFKGARSTDEGARAAVYWATVGDDGGTGGFYDESGRMPW, from the coding sequence ATGCTCGCCGACACCATTGCCCTGGTCACGGGCGCCAACAAGGGCCTGGGCCTGGCCACCGCCCGCCAGCTCGCCGAACGCGGCCTCACCGTCCTGCTCGGCAGCCGCGACGCCGACCGCGGCGCGCAGGCCGCCGCCACCCTCGCCACCGACGGGATCAAGGTACGGCCCGTCCGGATCGACGTCACCGACGACGCGTCCGTCCGGCAGGCGGCCGAGCTCATCGAGCGCGAGCACGGCCGGCTCGACGTCCTGGTCAACAATGCCGGCGTGCTCCGGCGCAAGGCCCCCACCGAGGTGACGGCCGACGACCTGCGCCCCGAGTTCGAGACGAACGTGTTCGGCGTGGTCCGCGTCGTCCACGCGATGCTGCCACTGCTGCGCCGATCGAAGGCGGCGCGGATCGTCAACGTCTCCAGCGACTCGGCCGTGTTCGCCAAGGCCACCGAGGACGGCTCGATGTTCGCCCGCTCGCACGACTCGTTCGCCTACTCCGCCACGAAGGCCGCGGTGAACATGCTGACCGTCAAGTACGCCAACGCCTTCGCCGACGATCCCGAACTGGCCCATATCAAGGTCAACGCGGTGACGCCGGGGTACGTGGCGACCGACCTCAACGGGTTCAAGGGGGCGCGCAGCACGGACGAGGGTGCCCGCGCCGCGGTGTACTGGGCCACGGTCGGCGACGACGGCGGGACGGGCGGCTTCTACGACGAGAGCGGCCGGATGCCCTGGTGA